The following proteins come from a genomic window of Pichia kudriavzevii chromosome 1, complete sequence:
- a CDS encoding uncharacterized protein (PKUD0A11960; Pfam Domains: PALP(1e-93)|Thr_dehydrat_C(2.6e-43)), translating to MHSINIKGPIRLTKTKLIRTNSTLVLKNREYFLSKYPNLKGTDLGEDGKPDYTKMILRSKVYDLLDETPITRATLLSKKTNSTVFLKREDLSPVFSFKLRGAYNMIANLPQEEKSKGVIAYSAGNHAQGVAYASNKLGINATIVMPMGTPSIKSENVLRLGAKIVYYGDDFDDARKESTRLAIQHGYTTIPAFDHPLIIAGQGTIALELLRQIKSNSLSAIFIGIGGGGMLAGIGTYIKRFAPEVKIIGIETFDADGMYQSLQTGETITLEKVGSFADGTAIKMVGDETFRLCQEFGIDEIVHVNTDEISAAIKDIFEDTRTIVEPSGAMPVAGMKKYIANHPEIDHSDKTYVPVLSGANMNFDRLRFVSERAVLGEGKEVFLGVQIPNVPGTLKKLQSIIYPRSVTEFSYRVSSDSKITDTYLSFNVKDKETELKEVLTKLNEMGFKAYDLTNNEMAKTHGRYLIGGKNKARERIVHFEFPEKYGALNEFLELLSSEWNISLFHYRNHGDDIGKVLTGIDVEEHEDDKLRKFLDSMGYKYTDETENEVFELYIKD from the coding sequence ATGCATTCAATTAACATTAAAGGGCCAATTAGGTTgacaaaaacaaagctAATAAGAACTAACTCTACATTAGTTTTAAAGAATAGAGAATATTTTTTATCCAAATATCCTAATCTAAAAGGTACTGATTTAGGAGAAGATGGAAAGCCAGATTATACAAAAATGATTCTTCGCAGCAAAGTGTACGATTTATTGGATGAAACACCAATCACTCGTGCTACATTATTATCAAAGAAGACAAACTCTACAGTCTTTTTGAAGCGTGAAGATTTATCGCCTgtcttttcatttaaaCTAAGGGGCGCATACAATATGATTGCTAATCTACCACAGgaagagaaatcaaagggTGTTATTGCATATTCAGCAGGCAACCATGCACAAGGTGTGGCCTATGCAAGTAACAAACTAGGTATCAATGCAACAATTGTCATGCCAATGGGCACACCCTCAATTAAATCAGAAAATGTTTTGAGATTAGGTGCTAAAATCGTCTACTATggtgatgattttgatgacGCAAGAAAAGAGTCTACAAGATTGGCAATCCAACACGGTTATACTACCATTCCTGCATTTGATCACCCTTTGATAATTGCAGGTCAAGGTACAATTGCCCTGGAGTTACTACGCCAAATTAAGTCCAATAGCTTATCTGccattttcattggtaTTGGTGGTGGAGGTATGCTTGCAGGAATTGGTACTTATATCAAACGGTTTGCACCCGAAGTTAAAATAATCGgtattgaaacttttgacGCTGATGGAATGTATCAATCCCTACAAACAGGGGAGACCATAACACTCGAAAAAGTAGGCTCGTTTGCTGATGGCACAGCCATCAAAATGGTTGGCGATGAAACTTTCAGGCTCTGTCAGGAGTTTGGTATAGATGAAATTGTTCATGTTAACACTGACGAAATTAGTGCTGCTATCAAGGACATATTCGAAGACACCAGGACAATTGTCGAACCTTCTGGTGCGATGCCGGTTGCGGGAATGAAGAAGTATATTGCAAACCATCCTGAGATTGACCACTCGGACAAAACCTATGTTCCTGTGTTGTCTGGTGCAAACATGAATTTCGATCGTCTCAGATTTGTATCAGAGCGTGCGGTTTTAGGTGAGGGTAAGGAGGTATTCCTTGGTGTCCAAATTCCAAATGTTCCTGgtactttgaaaaaattgcagTCAATCATATATCCTAGATCTGTTACGGAATTCTCTTATAGAGTTTCAAGTGACTCTAAAATCACCGACACCTACCTTTCTTTTAATGTTAAAGATAAGGAGACCGAATTGAAGGAAGTTTTAACGAAGTTGAACGAAATGGGTTTCAAGGCATATGATTTGACTAATAATGAGATGGCTAAAACACATGGGAGATACCTAATCGGAGGCAAAAACAAAGCTAGAGAGAGAATTGTCCATTTTGAGTTCCCTGAAAAATATGGTGCATTAAATGAATTTCTCGAACTGTTAAGTTCGGAGTGGAATATTTCCTTATTTCATTATCGTAACCATGGCGACGATATAGGAAAAGTCCTAACGGGTATAGATGTTGAGGAACATGAAGATGATAAGTTGAGAAAGTTTTTAGATAGCATGGGTTATAAGTATACCgatgaaactgaaaatgaagtgTTTGAGCTTTATATAAAGGACTAA
- a CDS encoding uncharacterized protein (PKUD0A11970), which produces MRVPFRVNKRLATLQLKYQPRPIRTLLKVVKYDKSDINSGPRTLDSVLSFLPTLKVRNNYNTNSSESPDLSNHSSNENCNVFICVSQRDFPLGIHQRILPTLVWKGIDLNNVHWVLTDADQICSYHGVAKVSQQNVEIVKMRYLNDLNTYLGFFRDVKIKDESVDVTSLFETYPNSEEMFRPLKKYKVHISNLHLYSAKLPWTVPSIMESIDFDYSENSSMYVIGQTNTGKTSLVKDILRTTSESINSANPDCISDHNKVKPEPYPFSSSFNHYTTPGLQIVDTPGYVRKNGGIWGHVNKWGAVLLQIKKDWKAPKVKQLRLCPRFSQYTGKPNVNNTGFSIGKLVYLKPWTKDSQVQSISVKVGRNMPGSIKPMCFSEIQEKLASKEGIIKEKQWVRYLVEGNDYEIILDNIGSFKVKTHCASKVYWEMILPERVRVLSRSYDKEKGVSFSTLVRIESKIPIALNNIE; this is translated from the coding sequence ATGAGAGTCCCGTTTAGGGTAAACAAAAGATTGGCTACGCTACAGCTAAAATACCAACCAAGACCTATTCGAACTCTTCTGAAAGTTGTCAAGTATGACAAATCAGATATTAATTCTGGACCACGAACACTCGATTCAGTTTTAAGTTTCTTACCAACGTTGAAAGTACGCAATAATTATAATACAAATAGTTCAGAATCACCGGATTTGTCCAATCATTCTAGTAATGAAAACTGTAATGTTTTTATCTGTGTTTCACAAAGAGATTTCCCATTAGGAATACATCAACGGATCCTACCGACTCTAGTTTGGAAAGGAATTGATCTAAACAATGTACATTGGGTACTTACAGATGCCGACCAAATCTGCAGTTATCATGGTGTTGCAAAAGTTTCACAACAAAACGTGGAAATAGTAAAGATGAGATATTTAAACGATTTAAATACTTACCTGGGGTTCTTCCGTGATGTCAAAATTAAGGACGAAAGCGTTGACGTTACCTCATTATTTGAGACATATCCCAACAGTGAAGAAATGTTTAGGCCCTTGAAAAAGTACAAGGTTCACATATCCAACCTTCACCTCTATTCTGCAAAACTACCATGGACCGTTCCATCTATAATGGAATCAATAGACTTTGATTATTCGGAGAATTCAAGCATGTATGTGATTGGTCAAACAAATACGGGCAAAACTTCCTTGGTCAAAGATATACTAAGAACTACAAGtgaatcaataaattctgCAAATCCTGACTGCATATCCGATCACAATAAAGTGAAGCCGGAACCGTACCCATTCTCGTCATCTTTCAACCATTATACTACGCCAGGTTTACAGATAGTAGATACGCCCGGTTATGTGAGGAAAAATGGTGGAATTTGGGGGCATGTGAATAAATGGGGGGCTGTTTTGTTGCAAATCAAGAAAGATTGGAAAGCACCGAAAGTAAAACAGCTGCGTCTATGTCCTCGTTTTTCCCAGTACACTGGGAAGCCAAATGTCAACAATACAGGTTTTTCTATTGGCAAACTTGTATATTTAAAACCGTGGACTAAGGATAGCCAAGTGCAAAGTATCAGCGTGAAAGTTGGTAGAAATATGCCAGGATCTATTAAACCGATGTGTTTTTCTGAAATACAAGAGAAACTAGCCAGCAAAGAAGGtattatcaaagaaaagcaGTGGGTACGTTATCTAGTGGAAGGTAACGATTATGAAATTATTTTGGATAATATCGGTTCCTTCAAAGTGAAGACCCATTGCGCAAGTAAGGTGTATTGGGAGATGATACTACCGGAACGAGTAAGGGTCCTTTCAAGATCATATGATAAGGAGAAAGGTGTATCCTTCTCCACTCTTGTGAGAATAGAGAGTAAGATTCCAATTGCTTTGAATAATATAGAATAG
- a CDS encoding uncharacterized protein (PKUD0A11980), with protein sequence MPLRPGYHEGLTFAQLLVVPILILYCVVLILVLTGFIQILKYFNRDSQRELENAINNSALEGVTILRPIKGIDPQMEWCLESSFKQDYLKSKIEIVFCVQSSTDPGIPIIRKLISKYPETDAKLLVDKDQDHLDNFGPNPKVNNLHKGYKAAKYDIIWVLDSNVYTYPQTLKRSVYTLQNNLNNGSGIPTLLGSKKKVKLVTHVPIVISTSKHMTNWGSKLDEMFMSTSHGKFYVALNRVQPAPCVNGKSNLYRRSDLDSAVSRITNTHVEEGDGFKHFAKYIGEDNMIAIALWDGVDGCAGMSRDIVLQPIGGQNSVRDYIARRVRWLRVRKYMVLAATLIEPATESLVSGVLGSFSINVLLHHRYAILWRWFVVHMALWAFVDYIQFRALYRLSNGVLDGERRFHLLRYFTFWTLREVLALPIWVQAICGSRIDWRGQRFKILPDLSAEPM encoded by the coding sequence ATGCCTCTCCGCCCAGGCTACCATGAGGGACTCACTTTTGCCCAGTTGTTGGTTGTTCCGATATTGATACTCTATTGCGTTGTTTTGATATTGGTCTTGACAGGATTCATacaaatattgaaatatttcaatAGGGACTCTCAGAGAGAGCTAGAAAATGCGATCAATAACTCTGCCTTAGAGGGTGTCACTATTTTGAGGCCTATTAAGGGGATAGATCCGCAAATGGAATGGTGTTTGGAATCGAGCTTCAAACAAGACTATCTCAAGAGTAAAATCGAGATTGTCTTTTGTGTGCAATCCTCGACCGATCCAGGAATCCCAATAATTAGGAAACTCATCAGCAAGTATCCGGAGACTGATGCAAAGCTGCTAGTGGATAAAGACCAAGATCATTTGGACAATTTTGGGCCCAATCCGAAGGTGAACAATTTACACAAGGGATACAAGGCAGCCAAGTACGATATTATCTGGGTGTTAGATTCGAATGTTTACACCTATCCACAAACTTTGAAGAGAAGTGTGTACACTTTACAGAACAACCTCAACAATGGAAGTGGAATCCCCACTTTGCTTGGTTCTAAGAAGAAGGTCAAGCTGGTTACGCATGTTCCAATAGTTATTTCAACAAGTAAGCATATGACGAACTGGGGGTCTAAATTGGATGAGATGTTTATGTCAACATCACATGGGAAGTTCTACGTTGCACTCAATCGAGTACAGCCTGCGCCATGTGTGAATGGTAAGTCCAATTTATACAGAAGATCTGATTTGGATTCAGCCGTTTCAAGAATCACCAACACACACGTCGAGGAGGGAGATGGGTTCAAACATTTTGCCAAATATATTGGTGAGGACAACATGATTGCAATAGCCCTCTGGGACGGCGTTGACGGGTGTGCTGGGATGAGCCGAGACATTGTTTTACAGCCAATTGGCGGCCAAAACAGTGTCCGGGACTACATTGCCCGTCGAGTGAGATGGTTGAGGGTACGGAAATACATGGTTCTTGCTGCCACCTTGATTGAGCCTGCTACGGAGAGTCTTGTCAGTGGTGTTTTGGGCAGTTTCAGCATCAACGTACTCCTCCACCATAGATACGCCATTCTGTGGCGATGGTTTGTCGTTCATATGGCTCTGTGGGCATTCGTTGACTATATACAGTTTCGAGCACTCTATAGGCTCTCCAATGGAGTTCTCGATGGGGAGAGACGATTCCATCTTCTTCGGTATTTCACCTTTTGGACATTAAGGGAGGTTTTGGCCCTCCCCATTTGGGTACAGGCCATCTGTGGGAGCCGTATCGATTGGAGGGGACAGCGATTCAAGATTCTCCCCGATCTCTCTGCCGAGCCAATGTGA
- a CDS encoding uncharacterized protein (PKUD0A11990; Pfam Domains: CenpB-DNA-bind(9.1e-16)), which produces MTEKKTNRTTLEEKIMIIDYFRSSNRPQNETVEHFKDKYSISTSSLSAWIRQEDELRKRYNDSMKEPFGISNNVKHSKRKGTFKYAQINDAMSKVVAQRLREKLPINESILRKYWAEYAKKYGVSDPKRVESFSHGWLANFKKRLGLKITKNKTLGVDENESIVGDSIHSRYATESYGDTNNNSNNNNDKSIITNNNANSNNNNVQSKEN; this is translated from the coding sequence ATGACCGAGAAAAAGACCAACCGTACCACGCTAGAGGAGAAGATCATGATCATTGACTACTTTAGGAGTTCGAATCGGCCGCAAAACGAAACCGTGGAGCATTTCAAGGACAAGTACTCGATTTCCACATCGAGTTTGAGTGCGTGGATTAGACAGGAAGACGAACTACGGAAGAGATACAACGATTCCATGAAGGAGCCCTTTGGAATCAGTAACAATGTCAAGCattcaaagagaaaggGAACCTTCAAATATGCCCAGATCAATGATGCCATGTCCAAGGTTGTTGCGCAGCGATTGAGAGAAAAGTTGCCAATCAATGAAAGCATTCTACGGAAATACTGGGCAGAATATGCGAAAAAATACGGGGTGAGTGATCCCAAACGTGTTGAATCCTTCAGTCATGGGTGGTTGGCCAACTTTAAGAAACGACTCGGATTGAAGATAACGAAAAATAAAACCTTAGGTGTGGATGAGAATGAGTCCATTGTTGGAGATTCAATACATTCACGTTATGCAACTGAATCGTATGGTGATACAAATAATAACagcaataataataatgacAAATCCATCATCACTAACAATAACGCCAATAgcaacaataacaatgtGCAAAGCAAGGAAAATTAA
- a CDS encoding uncharacterized protein (PKUD0A12000), which translates to MINRNSFQRNSDDLSVNPYLKLPPQHQPQQQGVPSSSHFQNYSTGLNYTKPETFSHPSLPILTNTSIANHPNVAPASFRNPYDCPQPYNRMDHLKFDGTNLNPLNQQSVVDRLKLPIKPDMGVETPSTTENSMDIETMEKLLFVKADCFFKQFKSSSDFTQSRELFEELKTKFVADKIDYLSKRS; encoded by the coding sequence ATGATCAATCGCAATAGCTTCCAAAGAAACTCAGATGACTTGTCAGTAAACCCTTACCTCAAATTGCCACCACAACACCaaccacaacaacaaggCGTCCCCTCATCATCacatttccaaaattaTTCAACGGGATTGAATTATACGAAACCAGAAACATTTTCACACCCTTCATTACCTATACTCACTAATACCTCTATTGCAAATCACCCAAATGTTGCTCCAGCAAGTTTTAGAAACCCATATGATTGTCCCCAACCTTACAACAGAATGGACCACCTCAAATTTGACGGAACTAATTTAAATCCATTAAACCAGCAGTCGGTGGTGGATCGGCTAAAGCTACCAATCAAACCTGATATGGGCGTGGAAACCCCTTCAACTACAGAAAATAGTATGGACATTGAAACAATGGAGAAATTGCTGTTTGTTAAGGCTGATTGCTTTTTTAAGCAATTCAAATCAAGCTCCGATTTCACACAGAGTCGTGAGCTATTcgaagaattgaaaacaaagttTGTGGCTGATAAGATAGACTATTTGTCGAAAAGATCCTAA
- a CDS encoding uncharacterized protein (PKUD0A12010; similar to Saccharomyces cerevisiae YGL158W (RCK1) and YLR248W (RCK2); ancestral locus Anc_1.390) — protein MSTDQDFVRSNIFGTVFETTTRYSDLNPIGMGAFGLVCSAKDKLTNQNVAIKKVMKPFSTPVLAKRTYRELKLLNHLRHENLISLEDIFLSPLEDIYFVTDLQGTDLHRLLTSRPLEKQFVQYFLYQILRGLKYVHSAGVIHRDLKPSNILVNENCDLKICDFGLARVQDPQMTGYVSTRYYRAPEIMLTWQKYDTEVDIWSVGCIFAEMIEGKPLFPGKDHVHQFSIITELLGSPPPDVIDTICSENTLKFVQSLPHKEAVPFTERFKGVDPDAIDLLSKMLVFDPRKRITAAEALAHPYLAPYHDPSDEPVSEEKFDWSFNNADLPIENWKIMMYSEILDFHEIEGAGTFDNANLQQYENHILEQQQIQGQNNINQHHEHQQQQQ, from the coding sequence aTGTCTACCGACCAAGATTTTGTGCGTTCGAATATTTTTGGTACTGTCTTTGAGACAACAACTCGATACTCTGATTTAAATCCAATTGGAATGGGCGCATTTGGACTAGTTTGTTCTGCTAAGGATAAActaacaaatcaaaatgtTGCAATTAAAAAAGTGATGAAACCTTTTTCCACTCCGGTGTTGGCGAAAAGGACTTATAGAGAGCTAAAATTGTTAAATCATTTAAGACACGAAAACCTTATATCATTGGAGGATATCTTTTTATCACCATTAGAAGATATTTATTTTGTTACAGATTTACAAGGTACGGATTTACATAGATTGCTGACCTCCAGACCATTGGAAAAACAGtttgttcaatattttctctaCCAGATTTTACGTGGTTTAAAGTATGTTCATTCAGCTGGTGTTATTCATAGAGATTTAAAGCCTTCAAACATTTTGGTTAACGAAAACTgtgatttgaagatttgcGACTTTGGTTTAGCTCGTGTTCAGGACCCTCAAATGACAGGCTATGTCTCAACAAGATATTACAGAGCTCCCGAGATTATGCTAACTTGGCAAAAATACGATACCGAGGTTGATATTTGGTCTGTTGGCTGTATCTTTGCTGAAATGATAGAGGGCAAGCCATTGTTCCCAGGTAAGGATCATGTTCATCAGTTTTCTATTATTACTGAATTATTGGGATCTCCACCACCAGATGTTATCGATACAATTTGTTCTGAGAATACGTTGAAGTTTGTCCAGTCATTACCGCACAAGGAAGCAGTGCCTTTTACCGAACGATTCAAAGGTGTCGACCCTGATGCAATTGACTTGTTATCTAAAATGTTGGTTTTTGATCCAAGAAAAAGGATCACGGCGGCGGAAGCATTGGCACATCCTTATTTAGCTCCATATCATGATCCAAGTGATGAGCCGGTCAGTGAGGAGAAATTCGATTGGTCTTTCAACAATGCTGACTTGCCAATCGAAAACTGGAAAATTATGATGTATTCTGAAATTCTAGACTTCcatgaaattgaaggtgCTGGTACTTTTGACAATGCCAACCTACAGCAATATGAAAACCACATATTagagcaacaacaaatacaGGGTCAAAATAATATCAATCAGCACCACGagcaccaacaacaacagcaataa
- a CDS encoding uncharacterized protein (PKUD0A12020; similar to Saccharomyces cerevisiae YLR231C (BNA5); ancestral locus Anc_8.417) — MTSLFMRCCEIMSLGERALLQWCLLTNTDMLSGLQELEETATHLDSVYPVYNALFAFPTLKSMGLAEKNTELDPQTKVNYLCGNSLGLMPLQTREYVNRELDAWSARGVESHFRNEITTDWVDVDLPLVPKLAKLVGANENEVAIMGTLTMDLNSLLISFYNPDVASGRTKILFEKGAFPSDYYALYNLAKLKGLDPSKTLVQLSPEDGEYHLSTEQILQYLDKEGDKVALVCFSGIQYYSGQYFQIKEITAKGHEKGCIVGWDLAHAAGNADLKLHEWDVDFAAWCSYKYLNSGPGGIGGIFVNEKHSHGDGVNGKARLAGWWGNDAGSRFQMLEKFNPIESALGFRQSNPSVIDCAALNSSLDIFAKAGGIGELRAKSIELTNFLEKCLKTSRYYKSISESNRIGNSETHFIIITPGDPLQRGAQLSLLFKGPTSDVMMAVFKYMNERGTICDERRPNVIRLAPTPLYNTFKDCLVCAVLLEEAMSQL, encoded by the coding sequence ATGACGTCGCTGTTTATGAGATGTTGTGAAATTATGTCCTTGGGTGAACGTGCTCTACTTCAATGGTGTCTGTTGACTAACACCGATATGTTGAGTGGCTTGCAAGAGTTGGAAGAAACTGCCACACACTTGGACAGTGTATATCCTGTATACAATGCTCTCTTTGCTTTTCCAACGTTGAAATCCATGGGATTGGCTGAGAAGAATACCGAATTGGATCCTCAAACTAAAGTAAATTACCTATGTGGCAACTCTCTTGGTCTCATGCCCTTACAGACAAGAGAGTATGTGAATAGAGAACTAGACGCATGGTCTGCTAGAGGCGTTGAATCACATTTCAGGAATGAAATCACAACCGATTGGGTAGATGTCGATTTACCGCTAGTACCTAAATTGGCCAAGCTAGTTGGtgcaaatgaaaatgaagtgGCAATTATGGGAACTTTGACTATGGATTTGAATTCCTTATTGATAAGCTTCTACAACCCCGATGTTGCTAGTGGTAGAACCAAAATTCTATTTGAGAAAGGTGCATTCCCATCTGATTACTATGCATTGTATAATTTGGCTAAATTGAAAGGTCTTGATCCGTCTAAGACACTTGTTCAGCTCTCGCCAGAAGACGGAGAATATCATTTGTCTACAGAACAAATTTTGCAGTATTTGGATAAGGAAGGTGATAAAGTCGCCCTTGTATGTTTTTCAGGTATCCAATATTATAGTGGACAATACTTCCAAATCAAGGAGATTACTGCCAAAGGCCACGAGAAAGGATGTATTGTTGGTTGGGATTTGGCACATGCCGCTGGTAACGCTGATCTTAAGCTACATGAGTGGGATGTCGATTTCGCTGCATGGTGTAGTTacaaatatttgaattcCGGACCCGGCGGAATTGGTGGGATATTTGTCAATGAGAAACATTCTCATGGAGACGGTGTCAATGGTAAGGCTAGGTTGGCAGGATGGTGGGGAAACGATGCTGGTAGCAGGTTCCAAATGCTAGAGAAATTCAatccaattgaaagtgCCTTGGGCTTCAGGCAAAGTAACCCAAGTGTAATCGATTGCGCTGCACTGAATTCTTCGTTGGACATTTTTGCCAAAGCCGGTGGTATTGGCGAGTTACGAGCAAAATCTATTGAGTTAACTAACTTCTTGGAgaaatgtttgaaaactAGTAGGTATTACAAGAGTATCTCCGAGTCAAATAGAATCGGCAACAGCGAAACCCACTTTATTATTATCACTCCAGGTGATCCACTACAGCGTGGAGCACAGCTCAGTCTGCTCTTTAAGGGGCCAACTAGTGACGTTATGATGGCGGTGTTCAAGTACATGAACGAGAGAGGAACCATCTGTGACGAGAGACGTCCCAACGTCATCAGACTAGCACCAACACCCCTTTACAACACTTTCAAAGACTGTCTTGTTTGTGCTGTTCTTCTAGAAGAGGCAATGTCCCAACTATAA